The proteins below come from a single Leptospiraceae bacterium genomic window:
- a CDS encoding caspase family protein encodes MKTKIVLFLSLLIFTSSNLLAKKYGLILGSNYKGNKAGISELNLCEADASYMNDQIKKVGNFDEVKVLLGQQITKNNIEKEIKSIGSKAKSGDVVFLYFAGHGFFQRDATAKNGMRNYIVCYDRPHLSDDELNEYLKTIKTQKTLFVFDCCFSGGIAKKGKATRGDKDVPIPDGKQGTVRQDPEDFYFQNKAIIASADDNQTAIEVGGDINHGIFTYQFGRALETGDLNGDKVVTALEAFFKSRDAVIKMAEDNDHKQVPQVSGDASGIFLAGNNSPVPPPAPVNPKPEPKPEPKPEPASDPVIPDPIQPPVTPAEPPVVHVTNEGDLLIKTTIIRDRTYGLTSLPPAEMMKQKKLRQGERRVKVLIDDQEVNFKLIPVKSDYWGAISRVGRLIPGEVYHILVKGVSTGVHKITIKADEYPEVVTTFGVLQNKENVLELTNAMTGFGVIQGNVFYKTLDNPVIKQPVYMPTVKSVNGVQKALTDSEGNFWFTNLIPGDYELKASFAENLELNNSIIKVTDGEVTKVQVILNVKLPLTKTKY; translated from the coding sequence ATGAAGACTAAAATCGTTTTGTTTTTGTCCTTACTCATTTTCACTTCTTCTAATCTGCTCGCGAAAAAATATGGGCTGATTTTAGGAAGTAATTATAAAGGCAATAAAGCAGGCATCAGCGAGCTAAACCTATGCGAAGCAGATGCATCCTACATGAATGACCAAATTAAAAAAGTTGGTAACTTTGACGAAGTCAAAGTTCTATTAGGTCAGCAAATCACAAAAAATAACATCGAAAAAGAAATCAAATCCATTGGATCTAAAGCTAAATCCGGTGACGTTGTATTTTTATATTTTGCTGGACATGGTTTTTTCCAACGTGATGCTACGGCTAAGAACGGTATGCGCAATTATATCGTTTGTTATGACCGGCCTCACCTTTCGGACGATGAACTCAATGAATACCTAAAAACAATTAAAACACAGAAAACTCTTTTTGTTTTCGATTGTTGTTTTTCTGGTGGGATCGCCAAAAAAGGAAAAGCTACTCGGGGCGATAAAGATGTTCCGATTCCTGATGGAAAACAAGGAACTGTCAGACAAGATCCGGAAGATTTTTATTTTCAAAATAAAGCAATCATTGCTTCAGCAGATGACAACCAAACTGCTATTGAAGTTGGTGGTGATATAAATCATGGAATTTTTACCTATCAGTTTGGACGTGCATTAGAAACTGGTGACTTGAACGGCGACAAGGTAGTAACCGCTCTAGAAGCATTTTTTAAATCCCGTGATGCCGTTATTAAAATGGCAGAAGACAATGATCACAAACAAGTTCCGCAAGTGTCGGGTGACGCATCCGGTATTTTTCTAGCGGGAAATAATTCACCAGTCCCACCTCCTGCTCCCGTTAATCCAAAACCTGAGCCGAAACCAGAACCAAAACCAGAACCTGCAAGTGATCCTGTAATACCTGACCCGATTCAACCTCCTGTTACTCCGGCAGAACCTCCTGTTGTACATGTAACGAACGAAGGAGACTTATTGATTAAAACAACAATCATTCGAGATCGTACTTACGGATTAACAAGTTTACCCCCTGCCGAAATGATGAAGCAAAAAAAACTCCGCCAAGGTGAGAGAAGAGTAAAAGTTCTAATTGATGACCAAGAAGTAAACTTTAAACTTATCCCTGTTAAATCAGATTATTGGGGTGCGATTTCTCGCGTCGGCAGATTGATTCCTGGTGAAGTTTACCATATTCTTGTGAAAGGTGTTTCCACTGGTGTTCATAAAATCACTATTAAAGCAGACGAATACCCAGAAGTTGTAACTACTTTTGGTGTACTTCAAAACAAAGAAAATGTTTTAGAACTTACAAATGCTATGACCGGTTTTGGTGTTATTCAAGGGAATGTATTTTATAAAACCTTGGACAACCCTGTAATCAAACAACCAGTTTATATGCCTACAGTGAAAAGTGTAAATGGTGTTCAAAAAGCGTTAACCGATAGCGAAGGAAATTTTTGGTTCACAAACCTTATCCCTGGTGATTACGAATTAAAGGCATCATTCGCCGAAAACCTTGAACTCAATAATTCAATCATCAAAGTAACAGATGGAGAAGTGACTAAAGTTCAAGTAATCTTAAATGTTAAGTTACCTTTGACTAAGACTAAGTACTAA
- the ilvC gene encoding ketol-acid reductoisomerase produces the protein MAQLFYDADCDLGVLQGKTIAVIGYGSQGHAQAQNMKDSGLKVIIGLKEGSKSIKDAKEAGFEVYTIAEAAKKADIIQILAPDTVQAATYEKDIQPNLVAGNAIVFSHGFNIHYDLINPPKDVDVYMVAPKGPGHLVRRVYTEGGGVPCLIAVHQDATGTARKRALAHAAGVGGGRAGILETSFREETETDLFGEQVVLCGGLAALIQAGFETLTEAGYDPEIAYFECLHEVKLITDLIYEGGLARMRFSISDTAEYGDLTRGPRIIDAGTKARMKEVLNEIQKDKGAKFAKEWVAETKAGYPNFQKLRDAGAAHPIEAVGKKLRSMMKWLAK, from the coding sequence ATGGCACAATTATTTTATGACGCAGATTGCGATCTAGGCGTCTTACAGGGAAAAACTATTGCGGTAATCGGTTACGGAAGTCAGGGACATGCCCAGGCACAAAACATGAAAGACTCAGGACTTAAGGTCATCATAGGACTAAAAGAAGGCTCCAAGTCAATCAAAGATGCAAAAGAAGCTGGCTTTGAAGTATATACTATTGCAGAAGCTGCGAAAAAGGCTGACATCATCCAAATCCTAGCTCCTGATACAGTGCAAGCGGCGACTTACGAAAAAGACATTCAACCTAACCTAGTAGCTGGAAACGCGATCGTGTTTTCTCATGGTTTTAACATTCACTATGATTTAATCAACCCTCCAAAAGATGTAGATGTTTACATGGTAGCTCCAAAAGGTCCTGGACATTTAGTAAGAAGAGTTTATACAGAAGGCGGTGGAGTTCCTTGTTTGATAGCAGTTCACCAAGATGCAACTGGAACAGCGCGTAAGCGTGCTTTGGCGCATGCTGCCGGCGTTGGTGGTGGTCGTGCAGGTATTCTCGAAACTAGTTTTCGCGAAGAAACTGAAACTGACCTTTTCGGAGAACAAGTTGTTCTTTGTGGCGGTTTAGCAGCGTTAATCCAAGCAGGTTTCGAAACGTTAACCGAAGCAGGATACGATCCTGAAATCGCTTACTTTGAATGTCTACATGAAGTGAAACTCATCACAGACTTAATCTACGAAGGTGGACTAGCTCGTATGAGATTCTCCATTTCTGATACAGCGGAATACGGCGATTTAACTCGCGGTCCTCGTATCATTGATGCAGGCACAAAAGCTAGAATGAAAGAAGTTCTAAATGAAATTCAAAAAGACAAAGGTGCGAAGTTTGCGAAAGAATGGGTGGCTGAGACTAAAGCCGGTTATCCTAACTTCCAAAAACTACGCGATGCAGGAGCCGCTCACCCAATCGAAGCTGTAGGAAAAAAACTCCGCAGCATGATGAAGTGGCTGGCTAAGTAA
- a CDS encoding PD40 domain-containing protein codes for MKLLLLLFTLNCSLLTYRISELKQNEFQYDNISKAHFTHNNENPFPLTVRRGNNIYNSITKDGRYLFFASDSSGNFDIFLRDLQSSVVLPITSHPAPQYKPAISPDGKKLAIVSERYDSEGDIVVIKINPEEMVKSLLSGTYEIQNYKQDVITNPLHEDFSKIERVMDSDPNWSPDGRYIAFTSRRFGGKVPNIGIIDTENKNSIKQITQNGGATPYFAPDGKKIYFISFKDEPTGEVYSIDIATKEEKRITFDKYMDFSPSLSTDGEYLYYTSIREDSNKNKKLDELDNSFIIRKNLKSEESIAITAGNLSIFDTKYSSLNGGSIVFSASLDNALNIYFIPKVGEIPKQENITKQYDLAKLYKNRSMSYFKLALNSIYLHFGNDPLYPLYRSRADKQLVEDYLDDGDDREAEILLEEMLKTKGDKTKGLSYALAIHQKAILKNTDPVPELKSYYEYMKEIQGVHSELPPSILILIGNHYRDIDNYVLAEQMYERIRKEYPKYYRITEVKQKEGLFEYKLNPNKIPNSFIEIVNNPESTRDDKKYIMNDIVKVLGGQDNLDKKSKLIESYLKDQNLEVVCPELAGLIKYTRAVIYNEQDKFEDSNRLVESYLPSIKVGSYVYLKSKLLQADNFKDIGADEKSNEELVAFVKNYDYFSGVEITEDEIENSFFYFETRAREYERKGKLKKSIQNFIYNNLLLSLAIERKLPIQKTYKDYSVFYQKMMVDNSFKHSDLRTEKNSNAILNKFNLLGRRQLDVAGKLTESLAYFFRWKYFRIFGDFRDLQYITPLESESFSQMKDFFQERSDIARKSLDYATIYGYAYYLVSKAVTEETFHINEQTLTYARKKGILQDLKQAENDLQWIIYANPQYTDAYLLLGWLYQYIDVRKNTFTFPENERDSEVFEKLYVKFFPYKYLEENIELYSQILQFLGTKYENKKALSDLHLNLANNYFLLSNYPKALQEYQEVEKYSKFILEKNRFENYRQKAVYYFNLARVNVYNGKTRESINHLKTVLEIYYKHEYFPLIAKIGTKQIPELTNYLEDVKKKIALLNALLGLAQMELEMYSEAIQSFSNAVSMNGESDYINDISLYNSLAYCYQHIGDYKKSEESLVFADKEYNRKKKTLSELLSVSLNEKFWNYALPDSARVQGEGRFPGKIPLDFENLITKGIRITNNVDKNEFDEVINLLEERTKFIKNKGLDNTIVGEKILESTLNELGLNEYSRGNYHEAAKIFMKEYGELKKKGDRKKAFQAYIKSDISLYSHIEQNSEKAVVLIQELNENIKFLNKFKEEETNFCLKNYQFESGLVNNQKEEICREKFYSDYYNYDPYMGNNYFYLGEIYLSKKEYEKAFINYGVALSLFKNPSGIKDDEIGLEKDHFKNKERTRLKIMTAIVYLRLGEKEKFEKTLKESFYLANEFQLERELIVYYILASEYNFRNGKYKESLDFSSKAENVLKTSPGLWYDIDEITINYIYSLKSLNLIKLKNYNQLSINREKLFSSIFFRQLIINELRFQDKEVFKTINSLQLSVWEDREFIYNIENANLNQKDPKDLVKAKAKNQELITRDLNLLTKFLPKGMDALSWYAEPKKFEPKLRKDELLIEYFGNGTEGVQKIFFENRSEFQEYQLSGKNDTDTIAKNIEEVLIRNPQVKKIVIIPSPFMYNINFRKLSFLGKTLNDNFEIRHLFRLSQLEREADTDFSRLKRITSVIPDAKVNVQQGFNLNPINLVLPKVEPKKDPKELNLRIISSNELKNYLTDTDILEGPTDFANRKHYIGEKKSGSINIKEVVEDQWTIPFLILTNYSSSMDNYMKAGFLYDILQFAGVQSIILLEPTAENAKVRDNLISNTKNANRIIKEEKLHLVGEYINEYPDNQKIYEGEFRRYTAMAIKEERKRNYLQSMKFLLQANSVLPDNNVKYLIQSEVNLAKLKTKVFPNLENYLIHYENLLNRFAIDSKEEEEITYELLLSCYDATIDVDCEKYQTKYNSISNATENRKFITNYYKNLRIGNLKVVDLDYNKFISTDSNEDPYLKNMKLALLFSRGFMWEQAKLHAELAKKLAESEKEIGFAETVISDIQYEILFIKGIDPDIIKDDKVFYYATNRIWDAYRKKAKEISGEESEITRKNYQTRLLDALDSIENRADFEPTSLGPLYLKDGRPALYLLKESDRNFLFYLLLKSMVTQTGEELNNQFDLLIDTELRLKNRNRALWMQIQWAGALYHRGDYENAKKYYQDFDGNFKDYYPEKNLVKTFYTLKYKLSRVFPDIQFSDSERNIIKDEFKEWFGYYELSEKQDSKEFIKTLNKLIAAKKKEKLDIFNSRELDDFISFLQLEAVEKKDYATFTDLGFTRDKFKSVNDKVFGRGILFSDLPEAKQISKELLVKIPKSQVFTAVIDLGIKSYVVKMKEGLITTELGFADNRNIKSAILDYYYTIKDGGVAIVKQESIEARYKEILKFAKNAVHYIYLPSFHFKAVIEPEEQDYFYYVLSPELLLERPVYDSSQNFLPGFKVEAMNTSNYAAKWWKMVLDLEKYEIRNVSGSGGGNKVIVSQEDLQLDKGKKLEYGGIGLNDLKRIDKRKGVWVMTGNLLSEASIQNDDFAYSLRYIDQIHQGPGVVFAGTHNSTTNAYFIKKFCKNLNYRYPFVERYYDAFTQTQKEFDFDRNWNGYKPYTNMFLK; via the coding sequence CCAGAGGAAATGGTCAAATCCCTATTAAGCGGAACTTATGAAATTCAAAATTACAAGCAAGACGTAATTACGAATCCACTCCACGAAGATTTTTCTAAAATTGAAAGAGTTATGGATTCTGATCCTAATTGGTCGCCAGATGGTCGTTACATTGCATTTACGAGTCGCAGGTTTGGAGGAAAAGTTCCCAATATTGGAATTATTGATACCGAAAATAAAAATTCAATTAAACAAATTACCCAAAATGGAGGAGCTACTCCTTATTTTGCGCCTGATGGGAAAAAAATATATTTTATTTCTTTTAAGGATGAACCAACCGGAGAAGTTTACTCTATAGATATTGCTACAAAAGAGGAAAAGAGAATTACTTTTGATAAGTATATGGATTTTAGTCCAAGTTTGTCTACTGATGGAGAATATTTATATTATACTTCTATTCGAGAAGATTCCAATAAAAATAAAAAGTTAGACGAATTGGATAATAGTTTTATTATTCGAAAAAATTTAAAATCGGAAGAATCCATTGCGATAACTGCTGGAAACCTTTCCATTTTCGATACAAAGTATTCTAGTTTGAATGGCGGGTCAATTGTGTTTAGTGCCTCTTTGGATAATGCACTGAATATCTATTTTATTCCTAAAGTAGGTGAAATTCCAAAACAAGAAAATATAACCAAACAATATGACTTGGCAAAGTTATATAAAAACAGATCTATGAGTTACTTCAAATTAGCCTTAAACTCAATTTATCTTCATTTTGGAAATGATCCATTGTATCCATTGTACAGATCGCGTGCGGATAAACAGTTAGTTGAAGATTATTTAGATGATGGGGATGATAGAGAAGCAGAAATTTTATTGGAAGAAATGTTAAAAACAAAGGGAGATAAAACCAAAGGTTTATCATACGCTCTTGCAATTCATCAAAAAGCAATTCTGAAAAATACAGATCCTGTTCCTGAATTAAAATCATACTATGAGTATATGAAAGAAATACAAGGAGTTCATTCTGAACTTCCTCCTTCCATTTTAATTTTAATAGGCAATCATTATCGAGATATTGACAACTATGTGTTAGCCGAACAAATGTATGAACGAATCCGAAAGGAATATCCAAAGTATTACCGGATAACAGAAGTTAAACAAAAAGAAGGATTATTTGAGTATAAATTAAATCCAAATAAAATACCAAATAGTTTTATAGAAATAGTAAATAATCCTGAGTCTACTCGAGATGATAAAAAATATATTATGAATGATATTGTTAAAGTTCTCGGAGGACAAGACAATTTAGATAAAAAATCAAAACTAATTGAAAGTTATTTAAAAGACCAAAATTTAGAAGTAGTATGTCCAGAATTAGCTGGATTAATTAAATACACAAGAGCTGTTATTTACAATGAACAAGATAAGTTTGAAGATAGTAATCGTCTCGTTGAATCCTATTTACCTTCTATAAAAGTAGGTTCGTATGTTTATTTAAAAAGTAAACTTTTACAAGCTGATAATTTTAAAGATATTGGGGCGGATGAAAAATCCAACGAAGAGTTAGTTGCATTTGTAAAAAACTATGATTATTTTTCAGGAGTAGAAATAACGGAAGATGAAATTGAAAATTCTTTTTTCTATTTTGAAACTCGTGCAAGAGAATACGAACGCAAAGGAAAACTTAAAAAATCGATCCAGAATTTTATATATAATAATTTACTACTTTCACTTGCAATCGAACGTAAACTTCCGATTCAAAAGACATACAAAGATTATTCTGTATTCTACCAGAAAATGATGGTAGATAATTCTTTCAAACATTCTGACTTAAGAACAGAAAAAAATTCAAATGCAATTTTGAATAAATTCAATCTATTAGGCAGACGTCAATTAGACGTTGCAGGAAAACTTACTGAATCCTTGGCTTATTTTTTTAGATGGAAATACTTTCGAATCTTTGGAGATTTTAGGGACTTACAGTATATAACTCCTTTGGAATCTGAATCTTTTTCTCAAATGAAAGATTTTTTTCAAGAGAGGTCTGACATTGCTCGAAAAAGTTTGGATTATGCAACTATTTATGGATACGCGTACTACCTAGTTTCTAAGGCAGTGACAGAGGAGACGTTTCATATCAATGAACAGACTTTGACTTATGCCAGAAAAAAAGGAATATTACAAGATTTAAAACAAGCAGAAAATGATTTGCAGTGGATAATATATGCTAACCCACAATATACTGATGCCTATTTACTATTAGGTTGGTTGTATCAATATATAGATGTTAGGAAAAATACATTTACATTTCCAGAAAATGAAAGAGACTCAGAAGTATTTGAAAAATTATATGTTAAATTTTTTCCTTATAAATACCTAGAAGAAAACATAGAACTCTACAGCCAGATTTTGCAATTCCTTGGGACAAAGTATGAAAATAAAAAAGCTCTTTCTGATTTACATTTAAATTTAGCTAATAATTATTTTTTATTATCCAATTACCCAAAAGCACTACAAGAATACCAAGAGGTGGAAAAATATTCTAAATTTATTCTAGAAAAAAATAGATTTGAAAATTATCGGCAAAAGGCAGTCTATTATTTTAATTTAGCCCGAGTAAATGTTTATAATGGTAAAACACGCGAGTCTATTAATCATCTAAAAACAGTATTAGAAATATACTATAAGCACGAATACTTTCCGTTAATCGCAAAAATTGGAACCAAACAAATTCCCGAATTAACTAATTATTTGGAAGATGTAAAAAAGAAAATTGCCCTTTTAAATGCGTTACTCGGTTTAGCGCAAATGGAATTGGAAATGTATTCTGAAGCGATTCAGTCTTTTTCCAATGCAGTTTCTATGAACGGAGAATCAGATTATATAAATGATATTAGCCTCTATAATTCACTTGCTTATTGTTATCAGCATATTGGGGATTATAAAAAATCAGAAGAAAGTTTAGTTTTTGCTGATAAAGAATATAATAGAAAGAAAAAAACGCTATCAGAACTTTTGTCAGTATCTCTCAATGAAAAATTTTGGAATTATGCTCTTCCTGATTCTGCACGGGTCCAGGGGGAGGGTAGGTTTCCAGGTAAAATTCCTTTAGATTTTGAAAATCTAATCACAAAAGGAATTAGGATTACGAATAATGTAGATAAAAATGAATTTGACGAAGTGATAAACCTTCTAGAGGAAAGAACCAAGTTCATAAAAAATAAAGGTCTAGATAATACAATCGTAGGAGAAAAAATTCTAGAAAGCACTTTGAATGAATTAGGGCTCAATGAATATTCGAGAGGCAACTACCATGAAGCCGCAAAAATTTTTATGAAAGAATACGGAGAGTTAAAGAAGAAGGGAGATCGCAAAAAAGCATTTCAAGCCTATATCAAATCCGATATTTCCCTTTACTCTCATATAGAACAAAATTCTGAAAAAGCAGTAGTTCTAATTCAAGAATTAAATGAGAATATAAAATTCCTAAATAAATTTAAGGAAGAAGAAACAAATTTCTGTTTAAAAAATTATCAATTTGAATCAGGGCTTGTGAACAATCAGAAGGAAGAAATCTGTCGTGAAAAATTTTATTCAGATTATTACAATTATGATCCTTATATGGGAAATAATTATTTTTATCTTGGTGAAATTTATCTATCTAAAAAAGAATATGAAAAAGCATTTATAAATTACGGAGTAGCACTTTCCTTATTCAAAAACCCTTCTGGTATTAAAGACGATGAAATCGGATTAGAAAAAGATCATTTTAAGAATAAAGAAAGAACTCGATTGAAAATCATGACCGCTATCGTTTACTTACGATTAGGCGAAAAAGAGAAGTTTGAAAAAACATTGAAAGAAAGTTTTTATTTGGCAAACGAATTCCAATTAGAAAGAGAGTTAATCGTATACTACATATTAGCTTCTGAATACAACTTTCGAAATGGGAAGTATAAAGAGTCATTGGATTTTTCTAGTAAAGCAGAAAATGTTTTAAAAACTAGTCCCGGTCTTTGGTATGATATTGATGAAATTACAATAAACTATATTTATTCTTTAAAATCATTAAATCTAATCAAATTAAAAAATTATAACCAATTGTCTATTAATCGGGAAAAACTTTTTAGTTCCATTTTTTTTAGGCAACTAATTATCAATGAACTTAGATTTCAAGATAAGGAAGTTTTTAAAACAATAAATTCACTTCAACTTTCCGTTTGGGAGGATAGGGAATTTATTTACAATATCGAAAACGCAAATCTTAACCAAAAGGACCCAAAGGATTTAGTAAAAGCAAAAGCTAAAAATCAGGAATTGATTACACGAGATTTGAATTTATTGACTAAGTTTCTTCCAAAAGGTATGGATGCATTGAGTTGGTACGCTGAACCGAAAAAGTTTGAACCAAAACTTCGAAAGGATGAACTTTTAATTGAGTACTTTGGAAATGGAACAGAAGGTGTTCAGAAGATATTTTTCGAAAATAGATCTGAATTTCAAGAATACCAATTAAGTGGAAAAAATGATACAGATACAATTGCAAAGAACATAGAAGAAGTTTTAATTCGTAATCCGCAAGTTAAAAAAATAGTAATCATACCTTCTCCTTTTATGTACAATATTAATTTTCGAAAACTTTCTTTTTTAGGAAAAACTCTTAATGATAATTTCGAAATTCGCCACTTATTTCGGTTAAGTCAACTGGAAAGGGAAGCGGATACGGATTTTTCCAGACTTAAGAGGATAACAAGTGTTATCCCTGATGCCAAAGTAAATGTTCAACAAGGATTTAATCTAAATCCAATTAACTTAGTACTTCCAAAAGTAGAACCTAAAAAGGATCCGAAAGAATTAAATCTAAGAATAATTTCTTCCAATGAATTAAAAAATTATCTAACTGACACTGATATTTTAGAAGGACCGACGGATTTTGCGAATCGTAAACACTATATAGGAGAAAAAAAATCCGGCTCTATAAACATTAAAGAAGTTGTAGAAGATCAGTGGACAATCCCTTTTTTAATTTTAACAAATTATTCAAGTAGTATGGATAATTATATGAAAGCAGGATTTTTATACGATATTTTGCAGTTTGCAGGCGTACAATCAATTATTTTACTAGAGCCTACTGCCGAAAATGCAAAAGTTCGCGACAATTTAATTTCAAATACTAAGAACGCCAATAGAATCATTAAGGAGGAAAAGTTACATTTAGTTGGAGAGTATATTAATGAGTATCCGGATAATCAAAAAATATATGAAGGAGAGTTTCGTCGTTATACAGCTATGGCGATAAAAGAGGAAAGAAAAAGAAATTATCTACAGTCAATGAAATTTCTTTTACAGGCTAACTCTGTTTTGCCGGATAATAATGTTAAGTATTTAATTCAGTCGGAAGTAAATTTAGCAAAATTAAAAACAAAAGTATTTCCGAATCTGGAAAATTATTTGATTCACTACGAAAATCTTTTAAATCGGTTTGCGATTGATTCGAAAGAGGAGGAAGAAATTACGTATGAATTATTGTTAAGCTGTTATGACGCAACAATCGACGTAGATTGTGAAAAATACCAGACAAAATACAATTCTATTAGCAATGCAACAGAAAATCGAAAGTTCATTACAAATTACTATAAAAATTTACGAATAGGAAACTTGAAAGTTGTAGACTTAGATTATAATAAATTTATTTCAACTGATTCAAACGAAGATCCATACTTAAAAAATATGAAATTAGCTTTACTTTTTTCGCGAGGATTCATGTGGGAACAAGCCAAATTACATGCTGAACTGGCTAAAAAATTAGCCGAATCGGAAAAGGAAATTGGTTTTGCGGAAACAGTAATTTCAGATATTCAATATGAAATACTATTCATCAAAGGGATTGATCCTGACATTATAAAGGATGATAAAGTTTTTTATTATGCTACTAATCGTATATGGGACGCCTATCGTAAAAAAGCGAAAGAAATATCCGGAGAAGAATCGGAAATTACAAGAAAGAATTACCAAACTCGTTTATTGGATGCATTGGATTCAATTGAAAATAGAGCAGACTTTGAACCAACCAGTTTGGGACCACTTTATTTAAAGGACGGAAGACCTGCCCTGTATTTATTAAAGGAGTCTGATAGAAATTTTTTATTTTATTTACTTTTAAAATCGATGGTAACGCAAACGGGAGAGGAATTAAATAATCAGTTTGATTTGTTAATAGATACAGAACTTCGGCTAAAGAACCGTAACCGCGCTTTATGGATGCAAATACAGTGGGCTGGAGCCCTTTATCATAGAGGAGATTATGAAAATGCAAAAAAATACTACCAAGATTTTGACGGGAACTTTAAAGATTATTATCCAGAGAAAAATTTAGTTAAAACATTCTATACATTAAAATATAAACTGTCTCGTGTATTTCCAGATATACAGTTTTCCGATAGTGAACGAAATATTATAAAAGATGAATTCAAAGAATGGTTCGGCTACTATGAATTAAGCGAAAAGCAAGATTCTAAAGAATTTATAAAAACTCTGAATAAACTAATAGCTGCAAAGAAAAAAGAGAAATTGGATATTTTTAATAGTCGTGAGTTGGATGATTTTATTAGTTTTTTGCAACTTGAAGCAGTGGAAAAGAAAGATTATGCGACGTTCACGGACTTAGGATTTACAAGGGATAAATTTAAATCTGTAAATGATAAAGTTTTTGGGCGTGGGATTTTATTTTCTGATTTACCGGAGGCAAAACAAATATCGAAAGAGCTTCTTGTTAAAATTCCAAAGAGTCAAGTATTTACTGCGGTCATTGATTTAGGAATTAAATCCTATGTTGTGAAAATGAAAGAAGGACTAATTACAACAGAACTTGGATTTGCGGATAACAGGAATATTAAGTCTGCTATATTAGATTATTATTATACGATTAAAGATGGTGGGGTTGCCATTGTAAAACAGGAGTCGATAGAAGCCCGTTATAAAGAGATTCTCAAATTTGCAAAAAATGCAGTTCATTATATTTATTTGCCGTCGTTTCATTTTAAAGCAGTGATTGAACCGGAAGAACAGGATTATTTTTATTATGTGTTGAGTCCCGAGTTACTTTTAGAGCGTCCGGTTTATGATTCTTCGCAAAATTTTTTACCTGGATTTAAAGTAGAAGCAATGAATACTTCTAATTATGCGGCAAAGTGGTGGAAGATGGTTTTGGACTTAGAAAAATATGAAATTCGAAATGTATCTGGGTCTGGAGGTGGAAATAAGGTAATTGTATCGCAAGAAGATTTGCAATTAGATAAAGGAAAAAAATTAGAGTATGGAGGTATAGGATTAAATGATTTAAAACGTATCGATAAACGAAAAGGAGTGTGGGTAATGACTGGTAACCTTCTCTCGGAAGCTTCCATACAGAATGATGATTTTGCCTATTCACTTAGATATATTGACCAGATCCATCAGGGACCGGGAGTTGTATTTGCAGGAACTCATAATAGTACAACAAATGCTTATTTTATAAAGAAATTTTGTAAAAATCTAAATTATCGTTATCCATTCGTGGAAAGATATTACGACGCATTTACGCAGACACAAAAAGAATTTGACTTTGACCGAAATTGGAATGGGTATAAACCTTACACGAATATGTTTTTGAAGTAG